Part of the Triticum urartu cultivar G1812 chromosome 2, Tu2.1, whole genome shotgun sequence genome, ACAACCCTTGGAGGATTGTCTACTGCAAAAAAAAATTGGCTTGTCAGGTTGTTTCTATCCTTTTTCGCAAAGCTACAACCAAGGAATATGAACGCAACCAATGTGTCTATATAGTTGAAATTTTACCTAATATTCTTTCTCTGTTCCATCGTCTCCTCCAGGGGGAAAACCAGAAAGCAACGAGAGCCAGAATTATAGTGACCAGGGGCACTGTTACACCAATAACAATCCCAGTAGGAAACGACTTGGGTGGCTGCGCTTCACCTGTGACAGTTCTGCATTATTGCTTCGGCGAAAATGTGTTGCATTATATTGCGCATGTAGGTAAGAACAATCCAGCAAACGGCAAGACCAGAGAGGAGGGTAAACCAGATTTTATGATGCACATTATTAGTGGAGGTATGTGTCAGTTCAGTTTGTGCAACAACCTAGCTAGTGCGGTATGGGACATGTTACGAAACTTGAACCTCGAAATGCGTAccgggacggagggagtaccatttATGGCATACTTACTTGCTTTTAACTGCTTCTATAAAACTACTCCTTTTACTTATTACACAAATTGTCACCCCTAAAATGAAAGTTATATGTTTTTCCAAGAGGACATCTTCGTTCACCAGTCCTGATCGTAGGAAGAAGGAAGATGTCGTGACAAGCTATATATGGATGAGTCCATGTAATGGGAGTTTGAGTGATTTCTGTTCTAGGTATTTTTGTTTCTGTGATTTCTGATCTATCCATCTATTATGAAGTGAATCCTGCTAAACAAATACGGGAAAAACTAATCAATAGCCAATGACCTTGCCTCATTTGCCCCTTTTGTAGGTAAGCGATCCTCCTCCTTCTCAGGTTCCCGTCTCCTACATGGGACATATATCTATCAGCCTCCTGATCTTGCCCTTCTCTGTTCTCTCCCTCCCTCTCAATTCCCCATAAATTTCTCAATGATATGTGTTGCTGCGGTTGATGTACATACGTTCAACTCATATTCTTGCAAGAAGGTTTGATTTACCTTTTTATTTGCGGGGCAACTACCACAACATCTCAGGCTGTAGTGGCTTGACAACTGAAACCCCCAATCCATCTAATGTTTCTTTGCGCAGATGTCCATGTTTTAAAATATGTCAGCAAGGTCTTTGATGAAAATGGTGGTTGAAAATAAATCAAGGTAATCTTTATTCTCCACTGCCAATATGTCTTTTGAAACTTTGATGCAGTCATTGATAACAAGTTCATTAGTTCATATAGCAGGCCATTATTTGAATTTTTGGAAACAAAAGCCTATTCAATAAATTTATGATTCATATTTATCTTAAGAATACCCAATTACGTTTCATAAGAATATTATCCTCTGTCTCTTCTTGATAGGTATGATATATTGCTATCTTCATAATGTTTGGCATTATATAGATTGAACTACCAGTTCTGTCGCAGTTCACCATTCGTACAATAGCTGATTTTGTTAAGAAAAGCTTTGTTTTATACTTGAATTGCTATCTGCCCTATGTGCAGATTCTTTTTGAGTATCTATCGACAAGTTGTATGATAAAAAGTAAAGTAGGCCAGCGATCTTTCTTAACTATATAGTATATACTATTGTCACCTGCCATTATTTTCCTAAGTCTGATGCATACATCCAAGAAGCGTGTGATTTCAAAAGTGTTTCCCCAGTGCTAAATATATTGATGCACAGGTGTCTTATGTCCAGTCTTATTCCTGCTTATATCTTATTTACAGTAACATCATGTACTAAGTCGTCTCTCTTTTGTATCAGCTACCCTGCATCTCCTTCACAGTAACATTGTAGGTGAAGCTCCGCGAACAAAGATTGAAGCACGCGGTTTTTCTGCGATCTGGAACATGTCACTCCAACACTTCTATGCTTTTCAGAGATTATGTTCCAGTCAGGTTTTTCAGTCAGGTGCGGTGATGCTAAAGTGGTGGCCGTTTCACCTAATTGGCTTGGAGGTTTACTCTCCATAGAAAATACCCGACCCCTTAGCCTTGGGGGTGGGTAGGACAAAGTAGATGGTGGACGGGTGGGGCAGAACAGGACACAGAAAAAGCAAAATCGATTGAGACCAGGGAACCTAACTCAATAACAAGCTACACATATGTCATTGCGCCATTGGGTGACTGGTGATAAGACAGTCCCTATTCTTTTTTATTGTTCCGGTTGTTTGTTGTATATGTACTTGTATCCTAAGATCTGGACCAATATCTCCCCTCGCAACAAATTATGCGTATTAAATTGATTTGTATGTATGGAATTCGGCTATCCCATTCAGTTTTTTTTTTTAATTTGACATCCTGTTTTGTTTTGGATCTGTATCTATCTTTGTACAATATATAAAGTTCGTTTAATCTGATTTCATTGTCATACATCAATGATAACAATTTCCTATAGATGTATGTGAGTGATAACCTAACTAATAGGCCATTGCCTATTATAATGATCAGGATTACTACAACTCAGCCTGAGAGCATTTAAACTATCGTCCTCAAGTGCTATCTTAACTGATCTATGAGCTTCAGAGTTGTGATCCCTGGTGATATGGAATACTTGAACAAAGTAAGATTTGTAATGGCACAAAAATCTACTAGAAGGCACCTCCCAATGTCCAGGAGCAACCATGGCAAGGGGTAGATTATGTATGGGGATAGCGGCTTCCTGAAGATGTATGCTTGACGTAATGATGGCAGCAAGTTTTAGTCCCTATGCTTCCCGCCCATGATGTCTGTTGTAAGTGTGCTTGCATTGCCAAGGAGTGCTTGCATGGCCAAAGAGTTCTGGTCCACGAATTTCATTACTGTCCATAAATCATAAGTCTAATTATTGTTGCAACTTTGTGATGATACTTGGAAGAATGAATGCCTTACTATAATTTTTCTTTGGTTGACAAACTTTCTGTAATTTGCGACATTGAAACAATATAGAGCTATCATTTTGCAAATGTAGTTTGCCTGAGCTCACAAGCATCCCACTTCAGCGGTAAAATTCATTTCCTTCTCATATCTTATTTGTCCTTTAGGAATACACTTCAACCGTTTTTAGAACTTGATATACTAATTTCCCGCAGCAACGCACAGGATGTTATCTAATATGATTAACACCGAACCTGTAGTTTTTCTCATTTCCTCTACGAAATGAAGCGTTTGAAGGGACGATTGTTTATATAAAAAAGAGACTAGAAGGGACTAGCCCCTATGGAAATTTATTGAAAAAACCACCGATCCATGAAAAAACGCGCAGTTCTTTAGGTCTATTGTCCATGAAAAAACCATCATGCAAGTTCAAAATTACCACTGATCCATGATTAACATCTTTAAAATTGACCGCCTTAGTTGCTATAGCATGCACCAAATTAAATATTTAGTTAAATGTTGACAATCTAGCTACGAGTTGGAGTTCTATATGATATTTAGTTAAAATTAATATTTCCAGTCTCAAAGCTAGATGGGTGGAGATCAGATGTGGGAAAGGAGGGCATCCATGTTGTACTTCTCAAGAGCACCCCTAAGTTAGCAGCACAGAAATCTGATTTGAAAGAGAGTGGATTTTCTAAACCCTGAACTGAAAGGTAAACGAAACAACTTTTTTTGAGCAACCTAGCAGAATCACCCCCTTTTTGAGGAGGTGAATTGCAGCTGTTGGTTTTTTAAAGAGGAATAAAACCAAATAAACTGCATTACTAATTGTTTGAAAGGTAAAAAAAACATCCTTGCAAAAAAAAAGTGTAGCAGTACCTAATTCTGACTTGGCTGATCTCAGAAACAGGCTTTGCCCCCCATCTACATGCCGGAGGTCCATGAGGCCCTCTCTCCAGATGATGCAGCCTGTTCCAGTGCCTCCTCCTTTGAGATCCAATGGAGCATACGCCACACAAGAACAGTTGGCCAGGCACCTCGTCCTGCACTCCTCCAATGTGATGCTAGCATCCACTGATGCGTTGTGCGTGTCAGGAAGCTTCACTCCCTGCATCACAACAAAACCATCCGTGGTGGATATTCCATTACCACAGTCCAATGTCACATTTCGGCGGCAACCGTTGGAGGTGTCCCTCATCTTCCACTGCATGGGAGATGCTGGGCTGAACCCCCTGACGCAGCTGCAGAACGACGTCGACGGTGCACTGGCGTTGCACAGTCCAAATGCCCCACACCTGCCGTACTGGTCGCAGATGTCCCTCGGCCCTTGGAAGAAGATCTTCCACGCCCAACTGCTCCCGTCCCATACCAGGCGTCGGAATAATCCGTCGTCGGTCAGAACTAGACGTGAGAAGGGCGTTCCAGCCTTGGCGACATAGCCATAGGTTATCTCGCTTGGGCTGCTCGTCAATCGGTAGATGAACATGTCAGAATACGTGCCCATCTCCGTGACACCACTGAACCGTAGGCCGTTCCACGGTCCCGTGCGGTAAATCCTTTTGCCACCATCCAACATCACATTTTGTGGTACGCCCTCCGTGTCAGTGATGTAGCGAAAATTCCCTGTGGCAGGGTCGTCAGCCGAACGCCATGACGTGAGGTACCACTCTTCCCCGGTCCATAGGTTCTTGCCAATCTTCATGCCGGGCAGCAATGTGTTCGACGGATGGTCAAACGACTGCCACGTGATGGCACCGCTGGCGTTCCCATCTCTCGAGACTAGGTTGCCGGACTCGAGCAGCTGCACCGTCGTTGAGGCAGTGCCTGTCGTGTTTGAAGACCACACAACCTGGCCGGAGCTATCAATCAAGAGAAGGTTTCCCGTGTCACTGATCATCAGCGCCCCGCGAGCATCAGTGAGAGGACGGTCTCTGTTGGCTACCCAACAGATGGCGTCCACATCCATGGAGAACCAAATCCCAAGGTATCTCTTGCCTAGCACCCCAGGAGGGAAGAAACCCAGGGTGAATGACCCACCAGCTGAGACAAGGGTCTCACCGTCGGTGATGTTGCGGGCCTTGTCGAGGATGTCAGATCCAGGATTCGCGGCAGAGGCTGTGGAAACAAGGAGGAATGGAACGACGATAAGAAGGAGGCTGTGGAGGTGTGGCTGATTCTTTGACCACATGATGGCTGGTGTTTCTTGTCCCGCGATCTGGGGCAAAAGACTACTCGAACAAGGTAACTAGGCTAACCGCCAGTCTGCATATACCCGGCCTTATACATTTTTCGTGTGTTTGGATGTGTCTGGCCCAATTTGGTGCTTGAATCATCCGAAGGGGCAGTGGCAGAATTATGCACTTGTAGAAGATAAACATTATCCAGTGGCTGGTCTTGGGTAGGAAGTAAGGACGGCGCCTTGTCACGGCAATTTTTTATCCTTGATTGACATCAACCGTGTCTACATTGAACGGTTCTTGCAAGGTTGGAAGAAACTTCAAGGAACTTGTTCACCAACCGATTGGTTCACCATATAAAATAAAATTTTATTAAGAAATAAGAATTAACAACTCCCCTTTTTGATTAAAAAAAGCAAACTCCAGCGAGAAACTTGCCTGGCAAGAAACTTTTGAGCACCAGCATTGACAGATTCTTCAGTACATTCGTACCAAGCATGTCAGACAAGACGAGGTGTCAAGGTGAACGACACGATGCAAGGTACCGCTCGCTTCATGCCAGGACACATGGTGTTCTGTTTGATCAACAGATCACCGAACGACTGCAACTACTGATCCCGTTTGCTGCATTTTGTATGACCCTCCAGATAAAAATATCGGTACACCAACTACAAGCAAAGTCAGAGGTTTGAACATGTCCTGATCGGGTCTCCTCCCTAGATGGAAGGCCATGTTGAGCTGTTTGCTGCATTTCTCTAATGGCCGCGCATACCGGTTACAGAGAACAGCACTTTAGATGCAATTGGTGGCTCGCAATTTCGAATTATTAGCAAGGCTGGTAAGAACTTCCATATCTAGCTACTGACCAATTCATTGGTTTGGTTTAGGCAACTCCCTGGATAAAACTGGCTGGGCAACAAGCCTTTGAGCAGCGCTGGCATCGACAGATTCTCCGGTACACTCAAATAGATAGTGTTCTTTAAACAGTTCAAACCAATAATGGTTCATAATCTACTCCGTGTGGGGTGTGGGGTGTGGATAAAATATGACATACCGTGTGGGGTGTGGATCACTGCATCCGGAACTTGGGGTGGATTCCCTGAATGTCTGAACCTGAAGATGCATCCGGAGGTTGGGCATGAAAGCGTCGACGTCCGTCAGGCGCTGGGACGCCACCGGGACGGCGGGACGCCACTGGGAGGACGCGAAGGCCCGGGAACGGCCAGGTGGTTGCCGTGGGGAATTGGGGGCGGCAGAGGAGGCCGGCGAGTGGcggccgccgcccccagatcccGTCGACGACGCCCCGCCGTCACTGGAGGTCCAGATCCCCGTACGTGTCGATGAAGATGGCGCTGGTGGGGGCCGGCCGCGTGCCGGTGGCGTATGGCCCGTCGCCGCCACCGTTGGCCACCGTGGCAAATCCTCCATCCCTGTCTCCTCCCGTCGCGGAACGAAGTAGCCCAAGAAACTGGGGGAGTAGCACATGGAGTTGTTCGGCGGGGGGCGGTAGCCGTCGTTCCTGACCGCCGCCGGCGAATGGGGGCACTGATGTCGTGCGGCCGCACGTGCGAATGGAGGGCTGGGGAAGAAGCAGGCTGAGGGGGCCGAATGGGCTTTGGGGGGACTGAATCCAGCCCATATCCCAATAAAAAAAGCGCAATACTGTGTGAGCTCCTGTTCCGCATGTCGAACAACTATCCAAAAACACTGTTTGTGAATTTACTAAAAAATGCATCCGAATTTGAAACTATTCATAATTTAGAAAACTGTTCATGAATTCTagaaagaaatagaaaaatgGAAGAACATCAGCAAAATAAAACACATGGAAAAAAAGTTAAGACCGGTCAGAAGGTTCAAAAACTTTCCCAAAAAAGGCGAGGGAAGGCTGCTACCCACCGACCCTACGAGCGGATCAGGATCACGAGCTCTATGTCTTAAGCGAGACAGAAGCTACTCTCACGTCAAGTACTATATGCACTGACGGGCTGGCCCACTAGCGCAGTTAAAAGAATAAAGGAGTGAAAAGGGCCCCGAGCGGAATGATAATACATACTCTTAGTTAGAGTGAGGTGCTGCTAGCCACAAAGTACTCGTCGATTTGGTGTTCGACTACTAGGGCGCGACCGACTTGAACAAAACGACCCGGGTTTCCACATGCTTTCCGGGTtttttttgttttagttttttttccttttttctctctGTTTTTTTATTCTTTCACCATTTATATTGGTTTTCTCTTTcctttttctttgttttctttgTTTCATACTCGGTTTTCAATAGCTATTTTCgtttctttcctttttcttcGGTTTTATTTGTTTGTTTCTCATTTTTCATCTATTTTCTTTTGCTTTCCCTCGGGTTTTCATTGTTTTTCTACATATTTTTGACATATATCTAATACATTTTTCTATTACGCATACAACATTTTTTAATACAGGTCAACAGCTTTTATAAACATTTCACATTTTTAAATGcttgtttaacatttttaaaatataCTTGTTAAACATTTTTCTCAAacgcttgattaatatttttatGTACATGATA contains:
- the LOC125539869 gene encoding S-locus-specific glycoprotein S13-like isoform X1 — its product is MWSKNQPHLHSLLLIVVPFLLVSTASAANPGSDILDKARNITDGETLVSAGGSFTLGFFPPGVLGKRYLGIWFSMDVDAICWVANRDRPLTDARGALMISDTGNLLLIDSSGQVVWSSNTTGTASTTVQLLESGNLVSRDGNASGAITWQSFDHPSNTLLPGMKIGKNLWTGEEWYLTSWRSADDPATGNFRYITDTEGVPQNVMLDGGKRIYRTGPWNGLRFSGVTEMGTYSDMFIYRLTSSPSEITYGYVAKAGTPFSRLVLTDDGLFRRLVWDGSSWAWKIFFQGPRDICDQYGRCGAFGLCNASAPSTSFCSCVRGFSPASPMQWKMRDTSNGCRRNVTLDCGNGISTTDGFVVMQGVKLPDTHNASVDASITLEECRTRCLANCSCVAYAPLDLKGGGTGTGCIIWREGLMDLRHVDGGQSLFLRSAKSELGEAQPPKSFPTGIVIGVTVPLVTIILALVAFWFSPWRRRWNRERILVDNPPRVVDNAPRVVDNVGPDSHPPNLALLTTSFPAVGLPAVVQATGNFSEANIIGKGGFSVIYKGELDGYGTVAVKRLKQDSLSEKIKGDYAREIVLMSRFTHANLVKLLCYCQENAECILVYEFMRNRSLNLYIFGEDSSLRSLLNWAQRVKIIRGIAVGLEWLHGEGVIHRDLKPGNILLNDTLEPKIADFGTAKTLIEDPTNQTLVQTAGYVAPEYAGEGTLTDKCDVYSFGVVLLEIVRGKRKKDEPAFLPQVWESWKQCEIGELLDPQVGEPEEAFSVLARCIHIGLLCVQHLPEQRPAMPEVVAMLTNTGTHLPMPSNPTANSGAGPRAQPMSNDTPGPSRTL
- the LOC125539869 gene encoding receptor-like serine/threonine-protein kinase SD1-8 isoform X2, with amino-acid sequence MWSKNQPHLHSLLLIVVPFLLVSTASAANPGSDILDKARNITDGETLVSAGGSFTLGFFPPGVLGKRYLGIWFSMDVDAICWVANRDRPLTDARGALMISDTGNLLLIDSSGQVVWSSNTTGTASTTVQLLESGNLVSRDGNASGAITWQSFDHPSNTLLPGMKIGKNLWTGEEWYLTSWRSADDPATGNFRYITDTEGVPQNVMLDGGKRIYRTGPWNGLRFSGVTEMGTYSDMFIYRLTSSPSEITYGYVAKAGTPFSRLVLTDDGLFRRLVWDGSSWAWKIFFQGPRDICDQYGRCGAFGLCNASAPSTSFCSCVRGFSPASPMQWKMRDTSNGCRRNVTLDCGNGISTTDGFVVMQGVKLPDTHNASVDASITLEECRTRCLANCSCVAYAPLDLKGGGTGTGCIIWREGLMDLRHVDGGQSLFLRSAKSELGEAQPPKSFPTGIVIGVTVPLVTIILALVAFWFSPWRRRWNRERILDNPPRVVDNAPRVVDNVGPDSHPPNLALLTTSFPAVGLPAVVQATGNFSEANIIGKGGFSVIYKGELDGYGTVAVKRLKQDSLSEKIKGDYAREIVLMSRFTHANLVKLLCYCQENAECILVYEFMRNRSLNLYIFGEDSSLRSLLNWAQRVKIIRGIAVGLEWLHGEGVIHRDLKPGNILLNDTLEPKIADFGTAKTLIEDPTNQTLVQTAGYVAPEYAGEGTLTDKCDVYSFGVVLLEIVRGKRKKDEPAFLPQVWESWKQCEIGELLDPQVGEPEEAFSVLARCIHIGLLCVQHLPEQRPAMPEVVAMLTNTGTHLPMPSNPTANSGAGPRAQPMSNDTPGPSRTL